The nucleotide sequence CCGACCTCCTCGCCAAGGCGGCATCCGTACTCCTCAGCGACGCGCATGGCAAGCGTCTCGGCGGCGACACGGCGGGGCTGCGTGCAGGCGATCATGCCTCGATCGGCGTACCCGTGTTCCACCAGGTACTGTGGAATCTGCGTcgtcttgccgctgcctgtCTCTCCGACAAGTATGGTGACCTGATGTGCATCTACAAAGTTGAGCAGAGCCTCCTTCTTCGCGTAAATCGGGAGGGagatgcgctgctcctgtATCGTCTGCAGCGTCTCCGGCAGGCCAAAGCGTGGCTTGCGTCCAAAGCTGTGCTTCATCCATGGCGCCAGCTTCGTCGGCAGATCCTGTGGTCGGAAGCCGCCTTCCTCTGGCAGTGTGTTCTGCTCCGAGTGCAGAAGGGTGGGCTGTGTCGAGTACTCCTCACTTTCTAGCATCCTGCCTTTCCACTCGTAGCGGCTCTCGTCGAGCACTGACCTATCATCTCGAACGCTCATGGTTGCCCCGAAGTCGTACTCACGGGACTCCTGCTGGGTACGCTGCGCCTTGCGGGCAATGACGCGGCGATCCATGTTTATCTTTTCCTGCatctgcgccgccttctccatgCTGTTCAGCTTTGACGTATCACCCTGCTGACGTTGGGCGAGTCTGTCCAAGATGGCTTGCCGGTGTTGCGGTGTGCGGGcatcacgcagctgctgcgacggcagtggtgcACGGTAGTTGATGCGACGGTGCAACATCGAGGAGAAGCCCATGTTGCGCAAGAAGCGGGGCTCTTCGTCGTTCAACTCCACGTCCTGCTCGCCgttgccctcttcctcgttgtCCTCGGAACGCAActtgagcagctccgcctcgtcgGCAAGACCACTGCGGACGTGCTGAGCGAGACGGAACATTTCTTCCGGAGAGACCTTCATGGCATTCTTGCGCTCCGCAGTGGAGGTGGTCATGCTGGCCGTATCAATACCGCTATGCatgtgacgctgctgctgctggtagGCAAGGCGGGACGCCtcctcagcgctgcgcttGGCATCATCGGCCAGCAGCAATGACCCGACAGCGAGTCCTGTCTCCACCGTATCTATGGTGAGGCAATCATGGAGGACGTGGTACAGCTGCTGGATGCTTGACATGGGTATGTCGGGTTCCTCATCCGCCTCGGCCACGCCGTTGATAGCATCGGAGAGAGATTTCAGGATGTGCTGCTTCGTCGCCTCCTCACactgagcagcggcgtcagccTCCTCAGCGGGTGGCGccgtcttcttcgccgcTTCCCTCTCAGAGCAGTAGAGCTCGACGAGCCCTTCCACGTCGTCAAGGTAgccgtcgctctcttcttgAGTGGCGGGATGGCCCATAATCTGTTCCAGCTGCTCATAAAGAGCTGTTTTGCAGtacagctcctgcagctgcatgaGGAACGACATGTTCTGCTGCTCGGCAACggcgtcatcatcgccgccagTGTTcatccttctccctcccgctCACTCAGTCTGTGAATAATGGGATGGGAGCTCTGGAGAGAGCCgcgcgggggtgggtggaaGACGAGGTGCTTAGTGCGACACACCCACCGAAGtggggctgctgcagtgtgACACAAGGGGTGGCCGTAGTagatggcagcagcagagtaAAGCActcaagaaaaaaaagaaggaagggCAACTGCGTCTCCAATTCAAAgccttctgctgcgcctAGACGAGAACGCTGACgcgcaagggagagagcaggtgATCTGCGGTAGGGATGGAAGATGGGGAATGGGGAGGTGATAGTGCAGCAGGTGTGttgtagagagagagagagagaaagagggagaggggctcATTGTGAGGAGTGATGGAGACGAGCATGCTGCCCTGTTTCAGAGTGAAAGGGGCGCAACAGttagaggggggaggggtggcttgccctctctcttgccttgGGTGTCGCTTTAACAGATATGGGCTGTAGattgaggaggagagggaggcactCATAGAGGCTCACGGGGTCCCTGAAGCGTTGAAAGACGAGCGAAAAAAGGAACAGGAAGGGCAGCTGAAGTAAAAACAGagcacatacccacacacccacacacacacagggagaagacgcacacagcaACTTGGTGTACGGACAAGCGACGGCCGGGGATGCgtgagagaagcacacaacACGGAAAGAAGACCCACGTAAGCGTACAAGAGCAAGcgggaggaaaaaaagagaaggacaccCACGTCATTTTCTCAGTTTTCTGCTGGACACTTTTGCGTTTGTGGAGAACGTGCGCGGagcgtctttttttttcctcttcagcTGGCTGACGTACCCCGTCAGCTgcggcccccctctcccccctctctcctcgttcCGTCTCTCCGCCATCCTACACCCGCTTCGGACATCAGAGGGGATGCaagtgcgcgcacacataaAAATATAATGAAAGGAGCGTGGACGATGTAGAACAAAGACAGAATAAAAAGCTAAGGGCGCAAGGAAGAGGCGAACACTACCGCGGCATTTCACGGTGCCatcgccgttgctgctcaaTATACATGAAGAGGCATTTCACTCTGTGGTCcacaagagagagcgagcgagagaggggcaggcgCACGAGTAATGGTGTGCGCTACATACGCGTCACCATACTTGCGACGAAGAGTAGCAACCTACTAGAAACTCATGGCATCAGTGAGAAGAATACCGAGGACCACGAGCACTGAGAGAAGTTCTCTCCAACTCGGCGCCAAGGAAGGGGTGGGACGGAGTGATGATGGGAAGCAAACAACCATCTACACTCACCTCAAATGCAAGCGACGTCCAGCAAGTGGTGACCGATTTTGCAAAGATGTCACTttgtctctgctgctgcggcggccgcctcgagctccgcctcctcctcctccagcgtcgaTGGTGCAGACATAAGACCCAGCTTCTTGGTGGCGGCACCGGCTGCAACACGCTTGAACTGGACAAAGCCGTACGGGCTGGAGCCGACGTTCTCCAGATCTCCCATTTcgatgagctgctgctttgtgACTACAAAGGAGAGACCAAAGACGGCGTACTCGGCGTCCCACAGCTCGaccagctgcttctccttgttGTAGCTCTTCACGGTAGCCACACTGCGGCCGAGGTTCGGCAGCTGGTGCGTACGTAGTACGTCGTAGTTCAGCAGAAGAACGGTGTCCGAGGACTGCGTAGACTTCTCCAGAAGCTCGTCCAGCTCCTCGTCCACATCGATgtcctccagcacctgcaccgaGATAGTCTCTTGGGTGCCATTCTGATGTCCATTGCGCGACTCGAGGAACTTCCGGCACCCCTCTGCCATGAAAAAGGCATCAATTTTTTTGTTGATGATTGACAGCGACACTTCGACATCGCGCCACGCAAAGGCCtggctgccgcgccgccgctgatcATCCATCGTCTTCAGGTACGCCTCGTAGAAGATCTCCTCCGGGCTGTAGTAGTAGCCTAGCTGCGAAAAGGCGAAGGACATCCCTTGGAAGTGGGGGCTGGGGCTAACAAGGAAGACGTTCAAGACGGGCAGTAGCTCGAGGCGGAAAGCACGGCTGCACGGCGGCGCAAACACCGGACCTGTGGCACCcccagccgctgcggcacgcgAGACGAGCAGTACACCGCGAGTGCGGTGCTTCCGCGTGACGTCGCTATCGAGTACGGACTCGAAGACCTctagcagcggcgccgaccACTCGCGCAGGAAGCTGTTGGGGTTCGCATccgccacacgcacgcttCGGAGCTCCGCGTCGTAGCCGACAACCATGCCAAGGGTACCGAACGGGCGCGAGGCCCCGTTTACGAGTAGGTGGCTGGGGTcgaagtgcagcagcaggacatTGTGTCCGTCGAGTGACGTCTGGATGAGTTCCTcgagcagtggcagcggcagcatgaGGAGCCCGCGTGCGTTGCTCTCCCCATGATACGCCTTCACTTGCACCTCGTCCTGCAACCCCGCCACACGCAAGTACTGTGTCAGACACACGTGCATGATCTCCAGTGTCAGGTTCCGAATGACCAGGGCGGATATTTCAAACgggaggcgcagcaccacatcGTCAAATGTGGTTGGGACGCCGAGTCGGGTGCACGTCATGGCCACCATCGTCGGCAtgagaggcagcgagggaaagGTGAACGCCTTCGGCACGGCAAACGCGGCCTCGCCTTCCCAAGCACGGCCCAGTTCGTGCTGGCGCTCCACCAGCTCAAGTCGACTCTCCACTGTGGGGGCCATCGTGGCTGGAGCACCAATGCGCCGCGACTCCGGGTTCGTGCTGCGCTTTGAAAACATGAGGTATCCGTTCCCGGTCATGGCCTTGTGAAGACGATCCAGCGGGCATGACCAGGTGCGGGAAAATGTCTTTGGGTGGGCGTCGATCAGCACGGCCGTTTGCATTTCCTGATCGTAGCCGGCCAGCACACACCACTGCGGCTCTTCCACGATGTACAGCACATTGTGCGCCACGCATGCATTGTACATTATCACCATCACATGCACCGGAGACTCCGGGTCGGTGTTCGCGTCCCTCACATTGATGAGGATGGACTCGAGGTCGAACACCGAAATCGTCGGCACCGCGTCCTCGCGGAAGATCTTCGTGAGCACCGGGTAGAGGCGCACATCCATGTCACGCCTCGACCGCTGCACGTAGCCGGCGGCATACTCGTACACCTGCTCTAGCGGTAGGACGCCATCCACGAACACCTCTGCGGGCAGCTTCATGGTGCGGATAATGTCAGAGACTGGGAGGCCATTGCCGTACCCGTGCGTCCCAGGGCGAACACCGGCCAGCAGATGCATCGCCCACGCCACGCCGACGATGTGGGGGCTGATGTGGTGGGAGATGGCCATGGCGTCCGTGCCCAGCTGCGTTGTGCCAAGTACCTTGCCGCTGCACAGCTCCGGCGTCCAGAACGTCTTGATCTCATCCGTGGTGAACTCTGGGTTGAGCTCCTTCTTGAAGACGCGAATGAAGCCGCGCGCGCGATGGCCTTCCTCGGCCGTCATCATTGCCTTGAAGAGAGACGCCACGGGtacctccttcagcttcaCGTGCAGCGAGTCGTTCACGACGCCCTCGGCGATGGTCACCATAAGCTGTACAGCATTCCGAACGTCGACTACAACTGCATAGGCACCCTCGTTTCGTGGGGAGTACTGCCGCTCCGTGTGGTGCGGATTTAGCCCTAGCACAGAGGTTGCCAGGGGGGAGTTCAGGTCGTCTTCATCTTCGAAGGCGTCCACAAGCATCGCTTGCTCCAAAACGTACGGGTCATAGTTGACGATACGAATCGCCTGAGCCTCGTCCTCGCAGTCCTGCGTGATGAGGCGCTGGAATTCCGGCAGCTGCATGCGAGTCTGCCGGTCACCCACCTCGTTCGGGCCGAGCTCCACCTGTCCCATCGTCGGCGACACGTCAAGGTGGACCGCTTCCAGGCTGTAATCGCCCTTGAACCGGTTATCAACGTCAAGGAACTCACGGATGATGCCTGCCATGATCGGCAGGTGTGGTGAGCCGGAGTACAGCATGTGCAGCGGGGACTGCGTAGCGAAGAAGATGTCTTCGAGAGTGACGCGACGCCGGCGGTCCTTGCAGTTCGCGTCACCACCAAGCAGGTAGGAGagagccacagcagcagcaccgaagTGGCTGCATTGCATGAGGTCGGTGAGTGCATCCGAGTTTTCAGCCTCGTAGCTTCGAAAGAGGCTCATGCGCGCTTTTCGAATCTCGAGAACTTGCTGGCGCGTGTGCTTGGGTTGTTGCTGACCCACCGAGGCAGATCCCACACTCCTGTTGGTCGCGTCATTGGTGGCGTTACCAGAGAGCACGATGCCGCCACCCTGCACGGAGTTCGAGTTCACCGGGCAGGTGCCAGACACGCCGTTGTAAACCGTGAATCCAAAGCCAGTGCGGCTCTCCTGCAGTGGTGCTGTGCTGACCGTTgaggcaccgctgcggttTTGTCGATGAAGACTGCCCACGCTAACACCCATACCCCCCTCTGGTGTGACTGCTGTTGTGGTTGGGCTGAAGGAAACGAGTGACGATGGCCgtcgagctcctcctcgatcgGAGGTGGCCTCGTCATCTGTGGCCCTCTGTATGTCGTTCAGGGCGGCCCCACTGCCGTAGATGCGGTCCTGGTCCATGAAGCGTCGATTGGCCGAGCAGAGGTGCTCGAGCTCTCCGAGCGCGGTCTCCCACTTGTGCAGGTGTTCCTGCACCGATGGCCCACTACCCATGATTGCCCTATCTCTACTGAAAATTtaaggggaagggaggggcgagTTGCCAccgagaagagagatgaaaagagagagagagagcctcGGCGTCTCTCTGCAAGTACGTAGGCGCGCACTGTGGCCGTGGAGGTGACACTTccacgaagaagagaaagaaaaaacggCGTAAACAATGCGCTTgccgttgtgtgtgtgtgtgcgcgcttaTGTGGTTATTTTGCAATTTTCTGCGGTCTCACGAGAATGGCGTTCTTCTCTGTGGCAGTGTGCATGGGTGCACCGAAACGTGCGATGCAGcacgggggtgggggtggggtggggaggggaggtagACGGGCAGGCGAGCCCACAACCAGAAAACAGTTGGAAATATCCAAGACCAAAGCAGTAGCGTCGATAGGAAATGCCGAAGCCGGGATAcacaagaggaaagagaataTGAAAGAGGAGATGAGCAACCATTTCATCAGACGCGACAGAGGGAGCAATGTGCgaagagagtgagaaagCTAGAAGCAGAGCACCACGGTGGTGTGGCGACTGCTGATGAATACCACGACAAGAGTGACAGGTGCTTACTCGTCCGCATTTTGTGCTGTGAGCGTCACTGCGATGCACCCCGAAAGCGTCTTTCATTTCTTTACCCTCTCTCATTGGACTTCTTCGCTGCATCGTCAGCAGAAAGCCCACAAAAGTGGAGAAGCATCGAGTCTcccacaacacacacacgcgctagcgcccaaagagagagagagagaggggcttGGAGCGAaatggaggtggagaagcggagAGAGCAAGGGGTATCTCAGAGCGGGAGCGGCctgaggcggagaagagggggaaacaTGAGCCTCACCGCAGTGGCACTTCTTGTGTCCTtcgctccttcagcagcactTGCTATCGTCGCAGTCTACAAGGCCACACAGACCTTGGGCGATAATGTCGGTGTGCTGATTCATCGACGACGCGGTGTCGGTGCCGCGGTCTTTGCCGAATCGCTTAcagagctcctcctcctctctctcgaggGACTCCGTGTCTTCCTGCATATAGTTGAGGTCCTGCTGCAGTTTGGCGAGTGTGGCCTGGGCCGCCTCTACTTCCTGCGCATTTTtggcgcgcagcgcctctagTTCAGCTTGCAACTCAGCTACGGTGCTCATGAGCTCGCTCGTCGTTACTGTGTGCGCTGAGTCTGTTTTTTTCCTTCACCTTCGATGAAGGTTCAGTAGGAAGGAGTGGAAGGAAATCCAAAGAACTGTGAATGGAGTGcgaggtgggtgggcggtggtggtgttgagGAGTAGCTATAGTGTGAGCGAGGGGGCAGAAAGAAAGGCGCGAGGAAAAGGAGTGAGTGAAGGAGAGTGGGATAATGTGATCCCTGAGGGTCTCCAAGCGTAGTGGTGGACCCTTGAGACTCGTCCATAGCGATGAACCAAAATGTACCTTGGCTCGTGCATATGAGCTACAGCCCATAGCAGAGCAGCAAGACGGGTGCATTCAAAGGAGAGCACGCGAGTCGCTGCTCATTGAATCGCACCTCAACCCGCGGCATCACGCGTACGAGCTGCTTTACCCAGGTGAAAGTTATATATAAGAAatggcagggggagggggggggagagagcaccgctgcgccctCGAGGGGCGTCAAcacctccccttcccacttgaatacacacagagaaggacaCCTTCGCAGGAGCAGACCACATTTCATCCGAACCAGCACAAGAGGGGGTGCGTCATTCCAACGCAAGCTCAAATCTGTGACTCGGCAACTGTCGAAGTAATTTAGCCCTCAGAACAGGACCACCGTCGCAGCACTTGATACCCGCCACAGCCCGTtccatccctccccctcataGACGCattgcttctcctcctcctcgaagtCCCTATACGTCAGATGAATCGAGACTATTGATCGAGTTTGCCTTCACGTActtgccccccctccccctgccatGCAGacatatacacacaccctTAGACACGGCAGGATTCTGCATGtgagcgcgcgtgtgtgtgtgtgtgtgacagaGCCTATCTAAAGGCGCCTTAAGTGTACCGTTGCATATAATttagagaggaggaggaggaggagggaggcaagCTACGAAGATGACATGATGTGACTGTCCTTGAAGAATCCCTGCTTCCATAGAGCAACTCAAGCACAGGAGCGTTCTAGCAGGACCGCGTGGGCCCCGTCGCGatgcacccacccacacatgcaggCCCACAGTGATGCCTCTACACGCATGAACACAAGCAAAAACGACAAACGTCTCAGATCACTGCACTTAGCGACAGAGGTATGaaggacggagagggggtgagtgaggaagagagaaaaaggggcgtactccccttttctctggTCCTCATTGCACCTCTCTTGTGCCTtcttccccgccccccctccgTAGATGAAACCGACCTCTCCGCTTGGAAATGTGATCTTCACTATACGCACAGACATCACAGAATGCCACGCGTCACATGGACACAGAtgctcacgcacgcacacacctacCCATCCACTCACTCATACACTCGGAGTGCCGCCGGCACCGGTACGCTTGTTacggagggagagagaaagagagagtagATAGgcggaaagagaagacgcaAAGGGAGGAGAACACGTGGGCGACGGGTGCATACAGAGAAGAGCTGCATGTCAGCGTGTATGGTTGAGAAGGACTTGAGTGGAGATGTCTGACTCCATCATTTCGCCCCcaacagaggaggggggacgaGTAACCTTTTCGAGCATTCGTGTAGCATGTGCACCATATCCCAAGTATAGAGATGCGGTGGGTGCGTGCCGTACAGCCGGCAGTATGCAAACGAGATAGTAGAAGGGACGGCGATTCCGCTGGCACCTGCGCTCGTGTCACCGGAAGCGCAATCCGCTACAATTTCGGTCACTGCGACCTCGACTGCATGTTTTGCATTTTCTTTGTGATTGAGATGCTCCTCGCACCGAGTGACGGGCACTCGCCCGTGATACAGAATAGATGATGTGAAAgttggggagggggcgtcgagtggaaagagggagagagtgggcCATCGTTGGAAGTGCTTGCGTTCTCATACCGTGcatctgtgtgtgcgtggaatggggaaaagagaggcctGTGTCGCAAGAGAACCAACAGAGAGGGCTCATTGGGGTTGAGGAAAGATAGGCAGACAGATAGACAACAACCGAATCAGcacagaaaaacaacaaTGAGAAACATAAAACGAGAAGCCCTGAGGCCCGCAGAGAGTCATGAAAAGCGACAGGGGAAAAGGTaaacagaagagagggagggggcaaggGAGGGGCTAACCACCCCCGCCACAGTGCGGCACATACCCATACACGCATGTCGCTCGAAAACGCCGGTGGCTTCACATGGTCAATCAGCTCAAGCCACAGAGGCGAGTGTACAGGGGTGGGTTAAGGGACTGGGAGTAAGAACAGAACCGAAAGGGTGACAGCTAAAGCAGAAACAGAAACGGACAAAAGTAGCAAAAAGTAGAGGTAAAGAGGGTgagtggggggtggggggaaggcgaTGGCTGTACATCAGATAACGCGCCCCTCTAACAGCCGGTACAGACGATTGCATTCCTGAAGGAAGAATGACGATGGGggagcgtgtgcgcgtgtccgTGCGTGGGccggggagggaaggagcgaAGTGGAAGGAAAGCAAAGGCGAGTACATCGTTCTTACCTACAAGGtaggcgaagaagaaaatgagtatcgagagagagagagagacaagcatGCAATTCCTCCCAGGCAGGGCATATGTACGCATATACGAGTGCAAAAGCCCCTCACACACGGCTCATGCACCCCCACTCCCACCAAGAGAATGagcgcacacatgcacggaCATTGTGTTAGACAAGAGTAGATGCACAGTATGttggaaagaaaaggtggggtaggggagggagtgaggaGGGCTGCTGGTGCACACACCCGCTCTCCAGACCACCCAAGGCGACGATCAAGATATGGAGGGGAAAAATACTGAAGGgaaacgcacgcacacccacacacacacacccacccacccacacacacacggtcTCTTGCTGGCTGCAATGTGGTATACTCAAGGATAGTCACTGAAGTACACCCATAAACGTCTTCACAATAGACTGCGGAAGTACAACACGCAAACCTACTGCCTTCTTCCTTCCTGTttggcacacgcacgcgtagAGATGCGTCATCCTGCACgcgtgaagagaagaagcgtaGAGActgaggcgaggaggagtagGTAAGAATGGCTGCG is from Leishmania panamensis strain MHOM/PA/94/PSC-1 chromosome 35 sequence and encodes:
- a CDS encoding hypothetical protein (TriTrypDB/GeneDB-style sysID: LpmP.35.2910) produces the protein MGSGPSVQEHLHKWETALGELEHLCSANRRFMDQDRIYGSGAALNDIQRATDDEATSDRGGARRPSSLVSFSPTTTAVTPEGGMGVSVGSLHRQNRSGASTVSTAPLQESRTGFGFTVYNGVSGTCPVNSNSVQGGGIVLSGNATNDATNRSVGSASVGQQQPKHTRQQVLEIRKARMSLFRSYEAENSDALTDLMQCSHFGAAAVALSYLLGGDANCKDRRRRVTLEDIFFATQSPLHMLYSGSPHLPIMAGIIREFLDVDNRFKGDYSLEAVHLDVSPTMGQVELGPNEVGDRQTRMQLPEFQRLITQDCEDEAQAIRIVNYDPYVLEQAMLVDAFEDEDDLNSPLATSVLGLNPHHTERQYSPRNEGAYAVVVDVRNAVQLMVTIAEGVVNDSLHVKLKEVPVASLFKAMMTAEEGHRARGFIRVFKKELNPEFTTDEIKTFWTPELCSGKVLGTTQLGTDAMAISHHISPHIVGVAWAMHLLAGVRPGTHGYGNGLPVSDIIRTMKLPAEVFVDGVLPLEQVYEYAAGYVQRSRRDMDVRLYPVLTKIFREDAVPTISVFDLESILINVRDANTDPESPVHVMVIMYNACVAHNVLYIVEEPQWCVLAGYDQEMQTAVLIDAHPKTFSRTWSCPLDRLHKAMTGNGYLMFSKRSTNPESRRIGAPATMAPTVESRLELVERQHELGRAWEGEAAFAVPKAFTFPSLPLMPTMVAMTCTRLGVPTTFDDVVLRLPFEISALVIRNLTLEIMHVCLTQYLRVAGLQDEVQVKAYHGESNARGLLMLPLPLLEELIQTSLDGHNVLLLHFDPSHLLVNGASRPFGTLGMVVGYDAELRSVRVADANPNSFLREWSAPLLEVFESVLDSDVTRKHRTRGVLLVSRAAAAGGATGPVFAPPCSRAFRLELLPVLNVFLVSPSPHFQGMSFAFSQLGYYYSPEEIFYEAYLKTMDDQRRRGSQAFAWRDVEVSLSIINKKIDAFFMAEGCRKFLESRNGHQNGTQETISVQVLEDIDVDEELDELLEKSTQSSDTVLLLNYDVLRTHQLPNLGRSVATVKSYNKEKQLVELWDAEYAVFGLSFVVTKQQLIEMGDLENVGSSPYGFVQFKRVAAGAATKKLGLMSAPSTLEEEEAELEAAAAAAETK
- a CDS encoding hypothetical protein (TriTrypDB/GeneDB-style sysID: LpmP.35.2920) gives rise to the protein MSTVAELQAELEALRAKNAQEVEAAQATLAKLQQDLNYMQEDTESLEREEEELCKRFGKDRGTDTASSMNQHTDIIAQGLCGLVDCDDSKCC